A single region of the Candidatus Glassbacteria bacterium genome encodes:
- a CDS encoding transglutaminase domain-containing protein: MLNVVLTVAGESRGERIEIEEPPQLPSTIQLLLNDEQIEAGGRYTTTVFDPSAMKNVPLVIEAAGDTVIRYGGELVEVRRVRQEMSGLEIVSFIDSAGRVIEERSGMGYRLVLEDEETARNGEWNDGTTDIQKLVAVEPDRHLPYARELVTLKVEITGLDGDTLLLNGGPQSYDPPVLVVHGRGPDRSAPAEDILPEVRDAALASSQFVLSEHPRLLELATSVVDLNAPDEDKIRQILDWLEDNIVVKPIFSIPSTLEVMQRRSGDCNEFAVMFASLARAAGIPTRIAMGLVYVDDAFYYHAWCECYLDRWVGVDPVFGQFPADATHLRFIAGTMDRQVEILPLIGKVGVKVIESETGLEDLR, encoded by the coding sequence GTGCTGAACGTGGTGCTGACTGTCGCCGGTGAAAGCCGGGGAGAACGGATCGAGATCGAGGAGCCGCCGCAGCTGCCGTCCACGATCCAGTTGCTGCTCAACGACGAACAGATCGAAGCGGGAGGGCGTTACACTACAACGGTCTTCGATCCCTCGGCGATGAAAAACGTGCCGCTGGTAATCGAGGCGGCCGGGGATACCGTTATCCGTTACGGCGGCGAACTGGTCGAGGTACGGAGGGTGCGCCAGGAGATGAGCGGACTGGAGATTGTGAGCTTTATCGACAGCGCGGGCCGGGTGATCGAGGAACGCAGCGGGATGGGTTACCGCCTGGTGCTGGAGGATGAGGAAACCGCACGCAACGGCGAGTGGAACGACGGCACCACCGACATCCAGAAACTGGTGGCGGTTGAACCGGACCGTCACCTGCCCTACGCGCGGGAGCTGGTGACGCTCAAGGTGGAGATTACCGGGCTGGACGGCGACACCCTGCTGCTCAACGGCGGGCCGCAGAGCTACGACCCGCCGGTGCTGGTCGTACATGGCCGCGGTCCCGACAGGTCCGCGCCGGCCGAGGATATCCTGCCCGAGGTGCGCGACGCGGCCCTGGCGTCGAGCCAGTTCGTGCTCAGCGAACACCCCCGCCTGCTGGAGCTGGCCACCAGCGTCGTCGACCTGAACGCTCCGGACGAGGACAAGATCAGGCAGATTCTCGACTGGCTGGAAGACAATATCGTCGTCAAACCGATTTTCAGTATCCCCAGCACGCTGGAAGTAATGCAGCGGCGCAGCGGCGACTGCAACGAGTTCGCGGTGATGTTCGCCTCGCTGGCCCGCGCTGCCGGAATCCCGACCAGAATTGCGATGGGGCTGGTGTACGTGGACGATGCGTTTTATTACCACGCCTGGTGCGAATGCTACCTGGATCGCTGGGTGGGCGTGGATCCGGTGTTCGGGCAGTTTCCGGCCGATGCGACCCATCTGCGCTTTATCGCCGGAACGATGGACCGCCAGGTGGAAATCCTGCCGCTGATCGGTAAGGTGGGCGTAAAGGTGATCGAGAGCGAGACGGGTCTGGAGGACCTTAGATGA